One genomic window of Vicia villosa cultivar HV-30 ecotype Madison, WI unplaced genomic scaffold, Vvil1.0 ctg.001404F_1_1, whole genome shotgun sequence includes the following:
- the LOC131634979 gene encoding eukaryotic translation initiation factor 3 subunit H-like: MATTTTTRSFLQAVATEEVATPLRVVQMEGLVILKIIKHCKDHSPSLVTGQLLGLDVGSVLEVTNCFPFPMREEDEEIEADGANYQLEMMRCLREVNVDNNTVGWYQSTLLGSYQTVELIETFMNYQENIRRCVCIIYDPSRADQGVLALKALKLSDSFMELYRSNNFIGEKLREKNLSWVDIFEEIPIKVSNSALISAFMTELEPDTPVTQCDYDRLQLSTSSLMERNMEFLIECMDDLSLEQQKFQFHYRSLSRQQAQQQAWLQKRRAENMSRRAAGEEPLPEEDPANPIFKPLPEPSRLESFLITNQISNYCNQINGVAGQSFNRLYLMKALHEE, translated from the exons ATGGCAACTACAA CTACTACTAGGTCATTTCTCCAGGCTGTTGCGACGGAAGAGGTTGCGACTCCTCTTAGAGTTGTTCAGATGGAAGGACTG GTTATCCTGAAGATAATTAAGCATTGTAAGGATCACTCACCTTCTTTAGTCACTGGACAACTTCTTGGGTTGGATGTTGGCAGTGTTCTTGAAGTTACTAACTGCTTCCCTTTTCCG ATGAGGGAGGAGGATGAGGAAATTGAAGCCGATGGTGCAAATTACCAGCTTGAAATGATGAGGTGCTTGAGGGAGGTTAATGTGGACAACAATACCGTTGGATG GTATCAGTCTACATTGCTTGGCTCCTATCAAACTGTGGAGCTGATTGAAACCTTTATGAATTACCAG GAGAATATTAGACGCTGTGTTTGCATAATATATGACCCATCAAGGGCTGATCAAGGTGTCCTAGCTTTGAAGGCCTTGAAGCTCTCAGACTCATTCATGGAACTGTATCGCAGCAATAACTTCATTGGGGAAAA ATTGAGGGAGAAAAACTTATCATGGGTGGATATCTTTGAGGAAATACCC ATCAAAGTTTCAAATTCTGCCCTTATCAGCGCTTTTATGACTGAGCTGGAACCTGATACTCCAGTCACCCAG TGTGATTATGATCGCCTGCAACTGTCAACCAGTTCACTAATGGAGAGAAATATGGAATTTTTGATTGAATGCATGGATGACTTGTCACTAGAACAACAAAAG TTCCAATTCCACTATCGTAGCTTGTCTCGCCAGCAGGCTCAGCAGCAAGCATGGCTTCAGAAGAGAAG GGCGGAGAACATGTCACGCAGAGCTGCTGGGGAGGAGCCTCTGCCCGAGGAAGATCCTGCAAACCCCATTTTCAAGCCACTCCCTGAACCATCACGGCTGGAGAGCTTCCTCATAACAAACCAAATTTCCAACTATTGCAACCAAATCAACGG GGTTGCAGGGCAAAGCTTTAACAGACTCTATTTGATGAAGGCTTTGCACGAGGaataa
- the LOC131634972 gene encoding probably inactive leucine-rich repeat receptor-like protein kinase At3g28040 — translation MKTLLHHIHLTLFTTLLISSLSNLQTCSSNNNNNNINIQLNDDILGLMVFKSDLNDPSSSLSSWNEDDINPCSWQYIKCNQQGRVSQLSLSGLALSGKIGRGLEKLQHLQVLQLSHNNLSGAISPSLTLPNTLQSLNLSHNSISGQLPDSFIDMSSMRFLDLSYNSFAGQVFDGFFENCSLLRRVSFAMNLFEGQIPSTIAKCSLVNNVDFSNNHFSGNVDFAKVWSLSRLRYLDLSNNDLSGNLVDGVSNLHNLKELLLQNNHFSGNLPKDIGLCIHLDRVDFGNNQFSGELPESLGRLSYLRYFRVSDNHLFGEFPQWIGNLISLEHLDFSNNQFYGSIPLSLVSCMKLSKIFLRGNGFNGTIPEGLFGLGLEEIDFSRNGLIGSVPAGSNRLLETLTMLDLSVNRLKGNVPAEIGLLSKLRYLNFSWNDLDSEIPPEFGLLQNLEVLDLRNCALFGSIPVDICDSGNLDVLQLDGNSLKGPIPEDIGNCSSLYLLSLSFNNLTGPIPKSMSNLNKLKILNLEFNELNGELPMELGKLQNLLAVNVSHNSLTGRLPVGSIFQNLDKSSLEGNYGLCSPLLKGPCIMNVSKPLVLDPHGFDNQMNPRTPRNESSESSGSIHHHRFLSVSAIIAIAASFVIVLGVIAISLLNASVRRKLAYVENSLESMCSSSSKSGAPATGKLILFDSQSSQDWISNPENLLSKASEIGEGVFGTVYKIPLGSQQGRNVAIKRLVTSNIIQFPEDFDREVRILGKARHPNLIALKGYYWTPQLQLLVSEFAPNGNLQSKLHEKLPSSPSLSWPNRFKILLGTAKGLSHLHHSFRPPIIHYNIKPSNILLDENFNAKISDFGLARLLTKLDKHVMSNRFQSALGYVAPELACQSLRVNEKCDVYGFGVMILELVTGRRPVEYGEDNVLILNDHVRVLLEHGNVLECVDPSLMNEYPEDEVLPVLKLAMVCTSQIPSSRPTMAEVVQILQVIKTPVPQRMEVF, via the exons ATGAAGACTCTTCTTCATCACATTCACTTAACACTCTTCACAACACTCTTAATCTCATCACTCTCCAATCTCCAAACTTGTTcctcaaacaacaacaacaacaacataaacattCAACTAAACGACGACATCCTCGGCCTAATGGTCTTCAAATCCGATCTCAACGACCCTTCATCTTCCCTCTCATCATGGAATGAAGATGACATCAATCCATGTTCATGGCAATACATAAAATGCAACCAACAAGGAAGAGTCTCCCAACTCTCACTTTCTGGTTTAGCCTTATCAGGTAAAATAGGAAGAGGCCTTGAAAAATTGCAGCACTTGCAAGTTTTGCAGCTTTCTCACAACAATTTGAGTGGAGCCATTAGTCCTTCGCTAACTCTTCCGAACACGCTTCAAAGCTTAAACCTTAGTCATAACTCGATCTCGGGTCAATTACCAGACTCTTTCATCGATATGAGCTCGATGAGGTTCCTTGATCTCTCGTATAATTCGTTCGCAGGACAGGTGTTTGATGGTTTTTTCGAGAATTGTTCTTTGCTTAGACGCGTTTCTTTCGCTATGAACTTGTTTGAAGGACAGATTCCTAGTACAATAGCTAAGTGTTCTTTGGTGAATAATGTAGATTTTTCGAATAATCACTTTAGTGGAAATGTTGATTTTGCTAAGGTTTGGTCATTGAGTAGGCTTAGGTATTTGGATCTGTCAAACAATGATTTATCTGGAAACTTGGTTGATGGTGTTTCAAATTTGCATAACTTGAAAGAGTTGTTGCTGCAAAATAATCACTTTTCAGGTAATTTACCAAAGGATATTGGACTATGTATTCATTTGGATAGAGTTGATTTTGGTAATAATCAGTTTAGTGGTGAGTTACCTGAATCACTTGGGAGATTAAGCTATTTGAGATATTTTAGGGTTTCAGATAATCACTTATTTGGTGAATTTCCTCAATGGATTGGTAACTTGATTAGTTTGGAGCATTTGGACTTTTCTAATAATCAATTCTATGGAAGCATTCCTTTGTCATTGGTTTCATGCATGAAGTTGTCCAAGATTTTTCTTAGAGGGAATGGTTTCAATGGTACTATACCTGAGGGCTTGTTTGGATTAGGGTTAGAGGAAATCGATTTTTCGCGTAATGGACTAATCGGTTCGGTTCCGGCTGGATCGAACAGGTTGTTAGAAACTCTTACAATGTTGGATCTTTCGGTTAATCGGTTAAAAGGGAATGTTCCTGCAGAAATCGGGCTGCTTTCGAAGCTGAGATACTTGAATTTTTCTTGGAATGATCTTGATTCTGAGATTCCACCGGAATTCGGTCTACTTCAGAATCTAGAGGTTTTGGATCTTCGTAATTGCGCGTTGTTTGGTTCGATTCCGGTGGATATATGTGATTCGGGAAATTTAGATGTTCTTCAACTGGATGGAAATTCTTTGAAGGGGCCTATTCCAGAAGATATTGGGAATTGTTCATCTCTTTACTTGCT GAGTTTATCATTCAACAATTTGACAGGTCCAATCCCGAAGTCGATGTCGAATCTAAACAAGCTCAAAATCCTCAACTTGGAATTCAATGAACTTAACGGAGAGCTGCCGATGGAGCTCGGAAAGCTTCAAAATCTTCTTGCTGTGAATGTATCACACAACAGCCTCACGGGAAGGCTTCCGGTCGGTAGCATATTTCAAAACTTAGACAAAAGTTCTTTGGAAGGAAACTACGGTCTTTGCTCGCCCTTGTTGAAAGGTCCATGCATAATGAATGTATCAAAGCCTCTAGTTCTTGATCCACATGGCTTTGACAACCAAATGAATCCTCGAACACCGAGAAACGAATCGTCTGAGTCAAGCGGTTCGATTCATCACCACAGGTTTCTTAGTGTTTCGGCGATTATAGCAATTGCGGCCTCTTTTGTGATTGTATTAGGAGTGATTGCTATTAGTCTACTTAACGCTTCGGTAAGGAGAAAGCTAGCGTATGTTGAGAATAGTTTGGAAAGCATGTGTTCGAGTTCCTCAAAATCGGGAGCACCGGCCACAGGTAAACTCATTCTTTTTGATTCACAATCCTCGCAAGATTGGATCAGCAATCCGGAAAACTTGCTCAGCAAGGCATCTGAGATTGGCGAAGGAGTTTTCGGAACGGTTTATAAAATTCCGTTAGGATCGCAGCAAGGAAGAAATGTCGCAATCAAGAGGCTCGTCACATCAAACATAATCCAATTTCCGGAAGACTTCGACAGGGAAGTTAGAATTCTAGGCAAAGCCCGACACCCGAATTTGATAGCATTGAAAGGATACTACTGGACTCCTCAACTTCAGCTTTTAGTATCCGAATTCGCACCGAATGGTAACTTGCAATCCAAGCTACATGAAAAGCTTCCGTCAAGTCCTTCACTTTCTTGGCCTAACAGATTCAAGATTTTACTCGGAACAGCAAAGGGACTCTCACATTTGCACCATTCATTCCGGCCACCAATCATTCACTACAACATAAAACCGAGCAACATCTTACTCGACGAAAACTTCAACGCGAAGATATCCGATTTCGGGCTAGCCAGGCTTTTAACAAAGCTAGACAAGCACGTGATGAGTAACAGGTTTCAAAGTGCGTTAGGCTACGTGGCACCCGAGTTAGCCTGTCAGAGCTTAAGGGTCAATGAGAAATGCGACGTGTATGGTTTTGGCGTGATGATACTCGAGTTAGTGACGGGTAGGAGGCCGGTGGAGTACGGTGAAGATAATGTGTTGATATTGAATGATCATGTGAGGGTTTTGCTTGAACATGGCAATGTTTTGGAGTGTGTGGATCCAAGTTTGATGAATGAGTATCCTGAAGATGAGGTTTTGCCTGTTTTGAAGCTGGCAATGGTGTGTACGTCTCAAATACCGTCTAGCCGTCCTACGATGGCCGAAGTTGTACAAATATTGCAGGTCATTAAAACTCCGGTTCCTCAAAGGATGGAAGTGTTTTAA